In Camelus ferus isolate YT-003-E chromosome 10, BCGSAC_Cfer_1.0, whole genome shotgun sequence, the following proteins share a genomic window:
- the LOC102505620 gene encoding olfactory receptor 51S1, producing the protein MSTFLTQSAPNTSTSMAPTFLLVGMPGLSAVPSWWAIALLTVYLLSALGNGAILWIIALEPALHRPMYFFLFLLSVSDVGLTAVLMPTLLGLALADAHAVPASACLLQMFFIHVFSVMESSMLLTMALDRALAICRPLHFPTLLTSGIVSKICLAIAFRCLGLHLPLPFLLAHMPYCRPQVLTHSYCLHPGVVRLACPGAWGAVYSLFVVLSAMALDPMLIFLSYGLIGRVLQGLGSSGDRWKAGQTCAAHLCAVPLFYVPMILLALIGRLRVPVPQPAHTLLSYVHFLLPPLINPVLYSVKLREMRQRILKRLQPRKVGCVQ; encoded by the coding sequence ATGTCTACATTCCTCACCCAGTCAGCTCCCAATACCAGCACTTCAATGGCCCCCACCTTCCTGTTGGTGGGCATGCCGGGCCTGTCAGCTGTACCCTCCTGGTGGGCGATAGCCCTCCTCACTGTCTAccttctctctgccctgggcAATGGTGCTATCCTCTGGATCATTGCCCTGGAGCCCGCGCTACACCGCCCAAtgtactttttcctcttccttctcagtgtGTCTGATGTTGGCTTGACCGCAGTCCTGATGCCCACCCTGCTGGGTCTTGCTCTTGCAGATGCTCATGCTGTCCCTGCCTCAGCTTGCCTCCTACAGATGTTCTTCATCCATGTCTTTTCTGTCATGGAGTCCTCTATGTTACTCACCATGGCCTTAGATCGGGCACTGGCCATCTGCCGCCCTCTCCACTTCCCAACACTCCTCACCAGTGGCATCGTTAGCAAGATCTGCCTGGCCATTGCTTTCCGATGTCTGGGTCTCCATCTGCCCCTGCCATTCCTCCTGGCCCACATGCCCTACTGCCGTCCACAGGTCCTGACCCATTCCTACTGCTTGCACCCAGGTGTGGTCCGTCTGGCCTGCCCCGGAGCATGGGGTGCAGTCTACAGCCTCTTTGTGGTCCTGTCAGCCATGGCGTTGGACCCcatgcttatttttctctcctatgGCCTAATTGGCAGAGTGTTACAAGGTTTGGGATCCAGTGGGGATCGCTGGAAGGCTGGCCAAACCTGTGCTGCCCACCTCTGTGCAGTGCCTCTCTTCTACGTGCCCATGATCCTCCTGGCACTCATCGGCCGTCTTCGGGTGCCAGTCCCTCAGCCTGCTCACACTCTTCTCTCCTATGTCCACTTCCTGCTTCCTCCATTGATAAACCCTGTTCTCTATAGTGTCAAGTTGAGGGAGATGAGACAGAGGATACTCAAGAGGCTGCAGCCCAGGAAGGTGGGTTGTGTTCAGTGA